One part of the Sorangiineae bacterium MSr11954 genome encodes these proteins:
- a CDS encoding Re/Si-specific NAD(P)(+) transhydrogenase subunit alpha, whose protein sequence is MRVGVPREVTPGEKRVPLVADSVKRLASKKIDVSIESGAGTGSCITDEEFRAGGASVEPESSALYASADVVLRLRVPNEESIARLREGSTLIAPLFPLQEQNAPLVRALAARKVTTIAVDMIPRTTVAQMMDVLSSQATIAGYYAVLMASAALPRFFPMLMTAAGTIAPARVLVLGAGVAGLQAIGTAKRLGAVVEAFDVRAVVKEQVESLGARFVQVESGEDAQAEGGYAKETSEEYKKKQAEAIARHVKTADVVIATALIPGKRAPVLVTEEMVQSMKPGSVIVDLAAEQQGNCALTEPGQTVVRHGVSILGELDLPSRVAIHASQMYARNMEKLLLHVCNKDGALHLDPENEITRGCLITVAGDVVHPKVKERL, encoded by the coding sequence ATGAGAGTGGGGGTACCGAGAGAGGTGACTCCGGGGGAGAAGCGGGTCCCGCTGGTGGCGGACTCGGTCAAGCGGCTCGCATCGAAAAAAATCGACGTTTCGATTGAGAGCGGCGCGGGCACTGGCTCATGCATCACCGACGAAGAATTTCGCGCGGGCGGTGCGAGCGTCGAACCGGAGAGCAGTGCACTTTACGCATCGGCCGATGTCGTTCTGCGACTTCGTGTGCCGAACGAGGAGTCGATCGCGCGGCTGCGTGAAGGCTCCACCTTGATCGCGCCGCTCTTCCCGCTGCAGGAGCAAAACGCGCCGTTGGTGCGCGCGCTCGCGGCGCGAAAGGTGACGACCATCGCCGTCGATATGATCCCGCGAACCACCGTGGCACAGATGATGGACGTGCTCAGCTCCCAGGCCACCATCGCCGGCTACTACGCGGTGCTCATGGCCTCGGCCGCGCTCCCTCGCTTCTTCCCCATGCTCATGACCGCGGCTGGAACGATCGCACCGGCGCGGGTGCTGGTGCTCGGCGCCGGCGTCGCCGGTCTGCAGGCGATTGGAACGGCGAAGCGTCTTGGCGCGGTGGTCGAAGCGTTCGACGTGCGCGCGGTGGTGAAAGAGCAAGTGGAGAGCTTGGGGGCGCGCTTCGTGCAGGTCGAATCCGGCGAGGACGCGCAGGCCGAGGGCGGCTACGCGAAAGAGACGTCGGAGGAGTACAAGAAGAAGCAGGCCGAGGCCATCGCGCGCCATGTGAAGACGGCCGATGTCGTCATCGCCACGGCGCTCATTCCGGGCAAGCGCGCGCCGGTGCTGGTGACCGAGGAGATGGTTCAGTCGATGAAGCCGGGCTCGGTCATCGTCGATCTGGCGGCGGAGCAGCAGGGCAACTGCGCGCTCACGGAGCCGGGGCAGACGGTGGTGCGCCATGGCGTGAGCATTCTGGGCGAGCTGGATCTACCGAGCCGGGTCGCCATTCATGCGAGTCAGATGTACGCGCGCAACATGGAGAAGCTGCTTCTTCACGTGTGCAACAAAGACGGGGCCCTCCATCTCGATCCCGAGAACGAGATCACGCGGGGGTGCCTGATCACGGTCGCGGGAGACGTCGTCCACCCCAAGGTGAAGGAACGACTCTAA